In Thermoproteota archaeon, one DNA window encodes the following:
- the larB gene encoding nickel pincer cofactor biosynthesis protein LarB, with product MELNEILESLKSGKVNVPEAKKLLALHSIEKIENFARIDIGRKNRRGIPEVVFAEKKQYSEIEKIIRKTLSKSDSLVVSRIKKTDYSRVVSFLKKSKLKFQKGKNNTTLLIFNKSIKKSKGKVGILAAGTSDIGVAEEARLMLESMSIECICSYDVGVAGIHRVFPKLKELVENDVDVIIVVAGMEGALATVVSSLVDVPVIGVPVSVGYGYGEKGMAALASMLQSCSLGLSVVNIDNGIGAGAVAGNIINQINRKKH from the coding sequence ATGGAATTAAATGAGATTTTAGAATCTTTGAAATCAGGTAAAGTCAATGTACCTGAGGCAAAAAAACTCTTGGCATTACATTCAATTGAAAAAATTGAAAACTTTGCTAGAATCGACATTGGAAGAAAAAACAGAAGAGGAATCCCTGAAGTAGTATTTGCTGAAAAAAAACAATACTCTGAGATTGAAAAAATAATTAGAAAAACTCTTTCAAAATCAGATTCATTGGTTGTTTCAAGAATTAAAAAAACTGATTATTCAAGAGTTGTTTCATTTTTGAAAAAATCAAAATTGAAATTTCAAAAAGGAAAAAACAACACAACATTACTCATTTTCAATAAATCAATTAAGAAATCTAAAGGTAAAGTAGGGATTTTAGCTGCAGGAACATCTGACATAGGAGTTGCAGAAGAAGCAAGATTAATGCTAGAATCAATGAGTATTGAATGCATATGTAGTTATGATGTAGGAGTTGCAGGAATCCACAGAGTTTTTCCAAAATTAAAGGAATTAGTGGAAAATGATGTTGATGTGATTATCGTAGTAGCAGGAATGGAAGGAGCTCTTGCCACAGTAGTTTCATCTTTAGTTGATGTACCAGTAATTGGAGTTCCCGTATCAGTAGGATATGGATATGGTGAAAAAGGAATGGCTGCGCTTGCATCGATGCTGCAGAGTTGCTCATTGGGATTATCTGTAGTAAACATTGACAATGGAATAGGTGCAGGAGCTGTTGCTGGAAATATTATCAATCAGATTAACAGGAAAAAGCATTAG
- a CDS encoding malate dehydrogenase — protein sequence MITIIGSGKVGGDAALFSALKKLDDQILLLDIAQGLPQGEAMDINHMLSEQGIDVEVRGSNDYSEMKGSNIVVVVAGSGRKPGMTRMDLLKINAGIVKSVVENIKKYANDSMIIPVTNPLDPMAYITYKVSGFDRSRVFGMGGMLDLSRFRQFIHEATGHSRDSIRALVIGEHGENMLPLPRFSSVSGIPLTSLLPKEKLDELVVNTKQVAAKVIELKGATVHAPGNAISAIIESVVRDRKQVIPVATYLDGEYGHSDVTIGVPAVIGKNGVEKIIELELNDEEKTVFNKAVDSVKSAISGIDI from the coding sequence ATGATTACTATCATCGGTTCAGGAAAAGTTGGCGGAGATGCAGCACTTTTCTCAGCATTAAAGAAACTTGATGATCAAATTTTGCTTTTAGATATTGCACAAGGATTGCCACAGGGTGAGGCAATGGATATCAATCATATGTTATCAGAGCAAGGAATTGATGTAGAGGTTAGAGGCTCAAATGACTATTCAGAGATGAAAGGCTCTAACATTGTAGTAGTAGTTGCAGGTTCTGGTAGAAAACCAGGTATGACTAGAATGGATTTGTTAAAAATTAATGCAGGAATTGTGAAAAGCGTAGTTGAAAACATAAAAAAATATGCCAATGATTCCATGATAATTCCAGTTACAAATCCACTTGATCCTATGGCATACATAACATACAAGGTCTCAGGCTTTGACAGAAGTCGAGTTTTCGGAATGGGCGGAATGCTTGATCTATCTAGATTCCGACAATTCATTCACGAAGCTACTGGTCACTCAAGAGATTCTATTAGAGCCCTAGTCATTGGGGAACATGGTGAAAACATGTTACCGTTGCCAAGATTTTCTTCTGTTTCTGGAATTCCATTAACTTCTTTGCTCCCAAAAGAAAAACTAGATGAATTAGTTGTAAATACAAAACAAGTTGCAGCCAAAGTTATTGAACTTAAAGGGGCAACAGTACATGCTCCAGGAAACGCAATTTCTGCAATCATCGAATCTGTAGTTAGAGATAGAAAACAAGTCATTCCAGTAGCCACGTATCTAGATGGAGAATATGGTCATTCTGATGTAACCATAGGAGTTCCTGCAGTAATTGGAAAGAATGGTGTTGAGAAAATCATTGAGCTTGAATTGAATGATGAAGAGAAAACTGTTTTCAATAAAGCAGTAGATAGTGTAAAAAGCGCCATCTCAGGAATAGACATCTAA
- a CDS encoding cysteine desulfurase translates to MIYLDNAASTQIHEEVLDAMLPFLKEQYGNPSSIHRFGRLTEKAINKARKEISALINASPDEILITSGGTESNNTAICGIANLNDGNHIITSSIEHEAILEPCKKLEKQGFDVTYLSVNNKGQINPDELASEISDKTCLVTVMFANNEVGTTQPISDIAKICKNHNVPFHSDAVQAVGKIPIDVKNLGIDLLSISSHKINGPKGIGALFIRNGINIDPLILGGGQEHGLRSGTENVSGIVGFGKACSLAYQNLNANISHMKNLRDYMVSKITNEISHTTYNGHETLRTPNNAHFTFLGVNGEDLIIKLDENGIAASTGSACSVKTQKASHVLQSMGFSHEKITGSLRLTVGIFNTKEEIDSTVDILKKVVSELRSVSPFKEKYGF, encoded by the coding sequence TTGATTTACCTAGATAATGCAGCATCTACACAAATTCATGAAGAAGTTTTAGATGCAATGCTCCCATTTCTCAAGGAACAATATGGCAATCCTTCATCAATCCATAGGTTTGGAAGACTAACTGAAAAGGCAATCAACAAAGCTCGAAAGGAAATATCAGCCCTGATTAATGCTTCTCCTGATGAAATTTTAATTACTTCTGGTGGAACTGAATCAAATAATACTGCAATTTGTGGGATAGCAAACCTGAATGATGGAAATCATATCATTACTTCTTCTATAGAACATGAGGCAATTTTGGAACCTTGTAAAAAATTAGAAAAACAAGGATTTGATGTGACCTACCTTTCGGTAAACAACAAAGGACAGATTAATCCTGATGAATTAGCCAGTGAGATTTCTGATAAAACATGTCTTGTTACAGTAATGTTTGCCAATAACGAAGTTGGTACGACTCAACCAATATCGGATATTGCAAAAATCTGTAAAAATCATAATGTACCATTTCATTCTGATGCAGTTCAGGCTGTAGGAAAAATTCCAATTGATGTCAAAAATCTAGGGATAGATCTACTCTCAATATCTTCTCATAAAATTAATGGTCCAAAAGGAATTGGCGCCTTATTCATACGAAATGGTATCAATATTGATCCATTAATTCTGGGCGGGGGACAAGAACACGGCTTAAGATCTGGAACAGAAAATGTTTCAGGAATTGTAGGCTTTGGAAAGGCATGTTCCCTAGCTTATCAAAACCTTAATGCAAATATCTCCCACATGAAAAACTTGCGAGATTACATGGTATCCAAAATCACAAATGAAATCTCTCATACCACATACAATGGACATGAAACGCTTAGAACCCCAAACAATGCCCACTTTACATTTCTTGGAGTAAATGGTGAGGATCTCATCATAAAATTAGATGAGAATGGAATTGCGGCATCTACTGGATCTGCATGTTCTGTAAAGACACAAAAGGCATCTCATGTTTTACAATCAATGGGTTTTTCTCATGAGAAAATTACTGGTTCATTACGACTAACTGTAGGGATTTTCAACACAAAAGAAGAGATTGATTCTACAGTTGATATCCTCAAAAAAGTAGTTTCTGAATTACGTTCTGTATCTCCTTTCAAAGAAAAATATGGATTCTAG
- the larE gene encoding ATP-dependent sacrificial sulfur transferase LarE, with the protein MNKLDSLCNWFSDKKSVIVAVSGGVDSALVAYAAYAQLGNSAIAVTADYKTLSNDELDSSKKICKEIGINQIIINYSELENEDFVRNDKNRCFYCRTELSHYLINIAKENQIETIVDGTNLDDLGDYRPGLVALQENNILHPLVECNFTKNEVRDISKDIGLSIHNRPSNSCLASRVPWGQRVTAEKLTRIEMGETFVKQIVGAKQVRVRDLDGSAKIEVGVDELYLLNDPSKINEINMKLKFLGFSSVQIDPDGYSPGKLNVIVD; encoded by the coding sequence ATGAACAAATTAGATTCTCTTTGTAATTGGTTTTCAGATAAAAAAAGTGTAATTGTTGCAGTGTCTGGTGGCGTAGATAGTGCTCTGGTAGCATATGCAGCATATGCCCAATTGGGTAATTCCGCTATTGCAGTAACCGCTGATTATAAGACATTATCTAATGACGAACTAGACTCATCAAAAAAGATCTGCAAAGAAATTGGAATTAATCAAATAATCATAAACTACAGTGAATTAGAAAATGAAGATTTTGTGCGTAATGATAAGAATCGTTGTTTTTACTGTAGGACAGAACTATCTCATTATCTAATCAATATTGCAAAAGAAAACCAAATTGAAACTATAGTTGATGGTACAAATCTTGATGATTTAGGAGACTATCGTCCTGGGTTAGTCGCATTACAAGAAAACAACATCTTACATCCATTAGTGGAATGCAATTTCACAAAAAACGAAGTCAGGGACATCTCAAAAGACATTGGACTGTCAATTCATAATAGACCTTCAAACTCGTGTCTTGCTTCAAGAGTACCTTGGGGACAACGTGTCACTGCAGAAAAACTTACGCGAATTGAGATGGGTGAAACTTTTGTCAAACAAATTGTTGGCGCAAAACAGGTACGCGTTCGTGATCTTGATGGTTCTGCAAAAATTGAAGTAGGTGTTGATGAACTGTATCTTCTCAATGATCCATCAAAAATTAATGAAATTAACATGAAATTGAAATTTCTTGGGTTTTCTTCTGTTCAAATAGATCCTGATGGATATTCACCCGGAAAACTAAATGTGATTGTAGATTGA
- a CDS encoding nickel pincer cofactor biosynthesis protein LarC, whose protein sequence is MVMIIDSHIAGISGDMFLSSLVDIGADKNKIIQGIKTAADFFPDSKIIKLDFEKTKKKGLEATRLVLEIQEDIHERKGIEIQKCIEESVNKLNLSDHAKKFSIGSIETLITAESHIHGAPLDSVHFHEAASIDTIIDIIGSAIALDDLELFGQEIVSTPVAVGGGTVSFSHGTTTNPASAILEIFKNTSIIIKGGQAVEELTTPTGASMLVNLISSCQEFYPSLQVDGIGYGAGCKNFENFSNVLKIVTGKKSTGYIHDSVQILETNLDDVSGEVLGNTIEKIMNSGAKDVTVTSAITKKGRPTHLVSVICDSSKMNDLLELLFSETGTLGIRIRTSDRVTLTRTIKSTSIVIENKNFIVNYKTSPNQPLNFKIESDDIQKISHEIKKSFRYTEDLLRTEIKKTLEQK, encoded by the coding sequence ATGGTTATGATTATTGATTCTCATATTGCAGGAATTTCTGGGGATATGTTTCTCAGCTCTTTAGTAGATATTGGTGCTGATAAAAACAAAATCATCCAAGGAATCAAAACAGCCGCTGATTTTTTTCCAGATTCTAAAATCATAAAACTTGATTTTGAAAAAACCAAGAAAAAAGGTTTGGAAGCAACAAGACTTGTTTTAGAAATCCAAGAAGATATCCACGAAAGAAAAGGAATTGAAATTCAAAAATGTATTGAAGAATCTGTAAATAAACTCAATTTATCCGATCATGCAAAAAAATTCTCAATTGGAAGCATTGAAACGCTAATCACCGCAGAATCTCACATTCATGGCGCACCACTAGATTCAGTACATTTTCATGAAGCAGCTAGCATTGATACTATAATTGACATTATAGGTAGTGCCATCGCATTAGATGATCTTGAATTATTTGGTCAAGAAATTGTTTCGACGCCGGTCGCAGTAGGCGGCGGTACTGTTAGCTTTTCACATGGTACCACAACAAATCCTGCAAGTGCAATATTGGAGATATTCAAAAACACCTCTATCATAATTAAAGGAGGGCAAGCAGTTGAAGAGCTTACCACTCCTACTGGAGCTAGCATGTTAGTTAATTTGATTTCTTCATGTCAAGAATTTTACCCATCCCTACAGGTGGACGGAATTGGATATGGTGCAGGGTGTAAGAATTTTGAAAATTTTTCCAATGTTTTAAAAATTGTTACAGGAAAAAAATCCACTGGATACATCCATGATTCTGTGCAAATTCTTGAAACAAATCTTGATGATGTTTCTGGAGAAGTGTTGGGAAATACAATAGAAAAAATCATGAATAGCGGAGCAAAAGATGTGACCGTAACATCAGCAATTACAAAAAAAGGCAGACCAACTCATTTAGTATCAGTCATTTGTGATTCTTCAAAAATGAATGATCTCTTAGAGTTACTCTTTTCAGAAACTGGAACACTTGGAATTAGAATTAGGACCTCAGACAGAGTTACTTTGACACGCACCATAAAATCTACTTCTATTGTTATAGAAAACAAAAATTTCATTGTTAATTACAAAACCTCTCCGAATCAGCCGTTAAATTTTAAAATTGAATCTGATGATATTCAAAAAATTTCTCATGAGATAAAAAAATCCTTTAGATATACCGAGGACTTGCTTAGAACTGAAATTAAAAAAACCTTGGAGCAAAAATGA
- a CDS encoding PEFG-CTERM sorting domain-containing protein has translation MLVRNLLVVIIIGVFAFSVIPVFAQSQSLLSVSSSKSIYTEGETIVISGTVTTVIGETPVTLQLFHQGNLVEVAQLNVANDGTFTKTILAQGPLWKNNGEYTVRASYGQGVVAEATFEFATKQAMVETTDRFEVDAGTSGTFDVEYSIKGGTVKNMLIDPDIYALITVIDSTADGAITLKLPRESIDAKVNMCNGSDDVFIILIDGVEVTYSEKDTNSASRTITINFEEGDSDIEIIGTCVVPEFGAIAALILAVAIISIIAATSKNPLRMRI, from the coding sequence TTGCTTGTGCGAAATCTTCTGGTGGTAATAATAATTGGAGTTTTTGCGTTTAGTGTAATTCCTGTATTTGCACAATCACAATCACTACTATCTGTTAGTTCTTCAAAGAGTATATACACAGAAGGAGAAACCATTGTAATTTCAGGAACCGTTACAACGGTAATTGGAGAGACACCGGTTACACTTCAGTTATTCCATCAAGGAAACCTAGTAGAAGTTGCACAGCTTAACGTAGCAAATGATGGTACGTTTACAAAGACTATCTTAGCACAAGGTCCCCTTTGGAAAAATAATGGAGAATATACAGTTAGAGCATCATATGGTCAGGGAGTAGTTGCAGAGGCAACATTTGAATTTGCAACAAAGCAGGCAATGGTTGAGACAACAGATAGGTTCGAAGTTGATGCCGGTACATCAGGAACCTTTGATGTAGAGTATTCAATCAAAGGAGGTACTGTCAAAAATATGTTAATTGATCCAGACATCTATGCGTTAATCACAGTTATTGATTCAACAGCAGATGGAGCAATAACCTTAAAGCTCCCTAGGGAATCAATAGATGCAAAAGTCAACATGTGTAATGGTAGTGATGATGTTTTCATAATTCTAATTGACGGTGTAGAAGTGACATATTCAGAAAAAGATACAAACTCTGCATCAAGAACTATTACTATAAATTTTGAAGAAGGTGATTCAGATATTGAAATAATCGGTACTTGTGTAGTACCAGAATTTGGCGCAATTGCAGCCTTGATTTTGGCAGTAGCAATTATCTCAATAATTGCAGCGACGTCAAAAAATCCACTCAGAATGAGAATTTAA
- a CDS encoding radical SAM protein, translating into MTNYRGNFLYGFIACGPYEVLPEWVFDKVFCPPVETDPVTGEAKVAQVGLRRVESALLQGYKRDEVFIANPDHIAKSIGPDTKVVGINVMDPLGMAPVTTTMSPEKLSYVAMKFKRMCADIIQLKKKYNFHVVVGGNGAWELAKSDRMKVHGIDTVVVGEADELALDLFNDLEKGDAPELMHCFVKNIQNIPRIEGPTVNSLIEAMRGCGRGCDFCDVNKRSKKDLPLERLQKEAKINLDYGFDSIWLHSDEMLLYGCDNRDFRPNRDAITELWRGLKGLGANFVGTTHMTFSAVAADPDLMHEISSINNQHETGRWLATNLGIETVAPRMVKKHLGVKTKPFAPEEWGSVVREGAEILNKNHWFPAATIIIGWPDETPDEVQYTIDMLTDFRKMDFRGLVAPLLYQDFSEKNSMHFGNLNEAQFTLFWKCWENNLRVINDIIPIILRNKTYGPPMKIFMYGIIKAGTWAIMRYLRGLCKDLFNGRMPEEIVDKYARSRSVSAPKIETKKL; encoded by the coding sequence ATGACAAATTATCGGGGAAATTTCCTGTATGGTTTTATTGCATGTGGACCATATGAAGTACTACCAGAGTGGGTATTTGATAAAGTGTTTTGCCCTCCTGTTGAAACAGATCCTGTTACAGGAGAAGCAAAAGTAGCTCAAGTAGGACTTCGAAGGGTAGAGAGTGCATTACTTCAAGGATACAAAAGAGATGAAGTCTTTATTGCAAATCCAGATCACATTGCCAAATCTATAGGTCCCGATACAAAGGTAGTAGGGATTAATGTAATGGATCCGTTGGGAATGGCTCCAGTAACTACAACAATGTCTCCTGAAAAATTATCATATGTTGCAATGAAGTTTAAGCGAATGTGTGCAGACATAATTCAGTTAAAGAAAAAATATAATTTTCATGTTGTAGTTGGCGGCAATGGGGCATGGGAACTTGCAAAATCAGACAGAATGAAAGTTCACGGCATTGATACAGTCGTTGTAGGAGAAGCAGATGAATTAGCATTGGACCTTTTCAACGATTTAGAAAAGGGTGATGCGCCAGAGTTAATGCACTGTTTTGTAAAGAACATTCAGAATATTCCAAGAATTGAAGGTCCAACTGTCAATTCATTAATTGAAGCTATGAGAGGATGTGGAAGAGGTTGTGATTTTTGTGATGTCAATAAAAGATCTAAAAAAGATTTACCGCTAGAGAGATTGCAAAAAGAAGCAAAAATAAATCTAGATTATGGTTTTGATTCAATTTGGTTACACTCAGATGAAATGCTATTGTATGGATGTGACAATAGAGACTTTAGACCAAATCGTGATGCTATAACAGAACTCTGGAGAGGATTGAAAGGTTTAGGTGCAAATTTTGTTGGAACAACACATATGACATTCTCAGCTGTTGCAGCAGATCCTGATCTTATGCATGAGATTTCTTCAATTAATAACCAACATGAGACTGGGAGATGGCTTGCAACAAATCTGGGTATTGAAACCGTAGCACCTAGAATGGTCAAAAAACATCTTGGTGTTAAGACAAAACCCTTTGCTCCAGAAGAGTGGGGCAGTGTAGTTAGAGAGGGCGCAGAAATCCTTAACAAAAATCATTGGTTCCCAGCAGCTACCATCATCATTGGTTGGCCAGATGAAACACCTGATGAAGTACAATACACTATTGACATGTTAACAGACTTTAGAAAGATGGATTTCAGAGGTTTAGTAGCACCATTACTTTATCAAGACTTCAGTGAGAAAAACTCCATGCATTTCGGAAATCTTAATGAGGCTCAGTTCACACTCTTTTGGAAATGTTGGGAAAATAACCTTAGAGTGATTAACGATATTATCCCAATTATTCTGAGAAACAAGACCTATGGTCCTCCAATGAAGATATTCATGTATGGAATTATCAAAGCAGGTACTTGGGCAATTATGAGATATCTCAGAGGATTATGTAAAGATCTATTCAACGGAAGAATGCCAGAAGAGATTGTAGACAAGTATGCAAGAAGCAGATCGGTATCTGCCCCAAAGATTGAAACTAAAAAACTATAG
- a CDS encoding peptidase — protein sequence MRQRYLFERLLFLKLTRYSLCLFPILLLMFVIPPAFGASNANLFVSAENPLFSNHFAGPMVVEVVIRDPMIADTSEGKGEPDVSLNGKKLRMIQGSDGSWYAYFANKAKAQIADGIAYNNGGGIGKGLDFGEFCGKDTPSSVLGISFSNTEGVAIPRSGTTGATNGQSSFTSCTGTIPANPIVNNVVRSPTGINTNSGIPVGQVGLQQNAWPVIQLFSFDNKVTIQYNKAGGTQKVDLQYNEIQNISLSLDRNGYPQSAEVIVLLNDIQLNQDPTDEDSWTFKVNSPPATFYQAFTDSGANSANGGAGLVNLIPHLSNLGFEDNGILTMNLGSVVELQTNNHQPVNSVSDGTNTFNNIVTLVESQKNSGIFESFDSNNNSLIGIKSDAPRGQSGIIEYDSRKTSIVSGTFTASLSLNDGKGPQPGKRTPITLSDNDQNINPQKQDDLDVFRSTNIIPSLKIGEPITLEKSSNVRFYPSGGSNLVSGGTLTPSSVPDKNSKRLVIDSGPTTFPANFNFEMISIELNVSANDLKELLLNTSVSGTSGTNWINYDLRSISNQLGITDFSKTNMTLNFGLSDTTPIQILDPDDINSAKGLIQIDNADVQTINSKSGNAFLVINFDSGNTGVSGLISSETHKQPIVFDLFSFGEKNSNTVNNAIYRFELKETGVNSGVFSGTMEYVITNQVNVFDANLIKSLRTIDDDIRFLISDRLLDEKGISISYSDVSQVGQEVPTSSKSDILTHSGTVGFSSPSYRFGQPVLVRLIDPDLNTDSDQIDIYLVNNDPNSSNVDTVGDSSGGVLLEIKIKDTRYKRCTINGVEYGGLAATGFTLMETGKKTGVFEGVFKMPTQICDKTGTKLISTAGGSLDAKYNDFRDKFGQPNIFETGRNQQLQTLGSPPILNNDVFTLPKYKQTTEVVLTGTLDNHKRGTPLTATLVGPDQSISSFGVYPTSSGEYKVVITLNHDSLTGHYGINLEYLGKSVGSTSFLVTKNSIPDWIKNNAKLWSSNKVSDTEFINGLEHLIKENILKVSASATTEKHSPLVPDWIKATVSLWADNKISDDEFLSAMEFLVKKGIIRV from the coding sequence ATGCGACAACGTTATTTGTTTGAACGACTGCTTTTCCTCAAGTTGACGCGGTATTCGTTATGCCTATTTCCAATTTTATTATTGATGTTTGTAATTCCACCTGCGTTTGGTGCATCAAACGCAAATCTTTTTGTCTCTGCAGAAAATCCACTTTTTTCAAATCATTTTGCTGGCCCAATGGTAGTTGAGGTTGTCATTAGAGATCCAATGATTGCAGATACTAGTGAGGGAAAGGGGGAGCCTGATGTGTCTCTTAATGGGAAAAAACTTAGAATGATTCAGGGTTCTGATGGAAGCTGGTATGCGTATTTTGCAAATAAGGCCAAAGCCCAAATTGCAGATGGGATTGCATACAACAACGGTGGAGGAATTGGCAAAGGACTTGACTTTGGAGAGTTTTGTGGAAAAGATACTCCCAGTTCAGTTTTGGGAATTAGTTTCTCTAATACAGAAGGAGTAGCAATACCTAGATCAGGAACAACTGGAGCAACAAACGGGCAATCAAGTTTCACATCCTGCACTGGAACAATTCCTGCAAACCCAATTGTTAACAACGTGGTAAGAAGTCCAACTGGCATTAACACAAATTCTGGAATCCCAGTAGGGCAGGTGGGCCTTCAACAAAACGCATGGCCTGTAATTCAATTGTTTTCGTTTGATAATAAAGTCACAATTCAATACAACAAAGCAGGTGGAACACAGAAAGTCGACTTACAATATAACGAAATTCAAAATATCTCTTTATCGCTTGATCGTAATGGTTACCCACAAAGTGCAGAGGTTATTGTATTGCTTAACGATATTCAATTAAATCAAGATCCTACTGATGAAGATTCTTGGACCTTCAAAGTTAATTCTCCCCCTGCTACATTTTATCAAGCATTTACAGATTCAGGCGCAAATTCTGCTAACGGGGGTGCAGGTTTGGTCAATCTGATTCCTCATTTATCAAATCTAGGGTTTGAAGACAATGGCATCCTGACAATGAACTTAGGATCCGTAGTAGAGCTGCAAACAAACAACCACCAACCAGTAAATTCTGTTTCAGATGGAACTAACACATTTAACAATATTGTTACTTTGGTTGAATCTCAAAAAAACTCTGGAATTTTTGAAAGTTTTGATTCTAATAATAATTCCTTAATTGGAATCAAATCTGATGCACCAAGAGGACAATCAGGCATTATAGAATACGATTCGAGAAAGACCTCGATTGTATCTGGCACCTTTACTGCTTCATTATCACTAAATGATGGAAAAGGTCCTCAGCCAGGAAAACGAACACCGATAACTTTGTCTGATAATGATCAGAATATCAATCCACAAAAACAGGATGACTTGGATGTTTTTCGAAGTACCAATATTATTCCAAGTCTAAAAATTGGGGAGCCTATCACACTAGAAAAGTCCAGCAATGTTAGATTCTATCCTTCAGGTGGCAGTAATTTAGTTTCTGGTGGAACTTTAACCCCCTCTTCTGTTCCTGATAAGAACTCCAAAAGACTAGTAATTGATTCTGGCCCGACAACATTCCCAGCCAATTTTAATTTTGAGATGATTTCAATTGAACTGAATGTATCTGCAAATGATCTAAAAGAATTATTGCTCAATACAAGTGTTAGTGGAACATCAGGAACAAACTGGATTAACTATGATTTGCGCTCAATATCTAATCAATTAGGGATAACTGACTTCTCCAAAACAAACATGACACTAAATTTTGGTTTGTCTGATACAACTCCAATACAAATTCTTGATCCTGATGACATAAATTCCGCAAAAGGCCTCATCCAAATAGATAATGCCGATGTTCAAACAATTAACTCAAAATCAGGAAACGCATTTTTGGTCATAAATTTTGATTCTGGAAATACTGGAGTTTCTGGTCTAATTTCAAGTGAAACACATAAACAACCAATAGTTTTCGATTTGTTTTCATTTGGAGAAAAGAACAGTAACACTGTAAATAATGCAATTTATCGATTTGAGCTAAAAGAGACAGGTGTCAACTCTGGAGTTTTCTCTGGTACGATGGAATATGTGATTACTAATCAAGTAAATGTGTTTGATGCAAATTTGATAAAGTCCCTTAGAACTATTGATGATGATATTAGATTCTTAATCAGTGATAGACTTTTGGATGAAAAAGGAATTAGCATTTCATATTCAGATGTTTCTCAGGTAGGACAAGAAGTTCCTACCTCATCTAAAAGTGATATTTTGACTCATTCTGGCACCGTAGGATTTAGTTCTCCATCATATCGTTTTGGCCAACCCGTATTAGTGAGATTAATAGATCCTGATCTAAATACAGATTCAGATCAAATTGATATTTACTTGGTAAACAATGATCCAAATTCTTCAAATGTTGATACTGTTGGTGATTCTTCTGGAGGCGTTTTACTAGAAATAAAAATCAAAGATACAAGATACAAACGTTGTACAATTAATGGTGTAGAATATGGTGGATTAGCTGCAACTGGATTCACACTTATGGAAACTGGAAAAAAGACTGGTGTCTTTGAAGGTGTTTTTAAAATGCCAACCCAAATTTGTGATAAAACTGGAACCAAGTTAATTTCTACTGCGGGTGGAAGTTTAGATGCAAAATATAATGACTTTAGAGATAAATTTGGACAACCAAATATTTTTGAGACTGGAAGAAATCAACAACTACAGACACTTGGTTCTCCCCCGATTCTAAATAATGATGTATTTACATTACCTAAATACAAACAAACCACTGAAGTAGTTCTTACAGGAACCCTTGATAATCATAAAAGAGGAACTCCGTTAACTGCTACCTTGGTAGGACCGGATCAATCTATCTCATCATTTGGAGTATATCCAACTTCTAGTGGAGAATACAAAGTTGTCATTACATTAAATCATGATTCCCTAACTGGACATTATGGAATAAACTTGGAATATCTTGGTAAATCTGTCGGAAGTACTTCTTTCTTAGTTACCAAAAACAGTATACCTGATTGGATAAAGAATAACGCAAAACTTTGGTCATCAAATAAAGTATCTGATACTGAATTTATCAATGGCCTAGAGCATTTGATCAAAGAAAATATTCTCAAGGTATCCGCATCAGCAACTACTGAAAAACACTCCCCTCTTGTTCCTGATTGGATTAAAGCAACAGTATCTCTCTGGGCGGACAATAAAATTTCTGATGATGAATTTTTGTCTGCCATGGAATTCTTGGTCAAAAAGGGCATCATCCGAGTTTAG